In one Nocardioides luteus genomic region, the following are encoded:
- the eccD gene encoding type VII secretion integral membrane protein EccD yields the protein MTQAQVAPTGLVRVTVASGTRRMDLVLPGSVPVAELVPELARSVGLLDPQTAYAGYRVVLADGRKLAGDLGLIPQGVEDGGVLTVSAGIDDKPPRVYDDVVEAMTDVVESEMAPWEPEAGRRTSLLAAALLLLLGAGALWTQAPSMLAGVAAAVIGIVLAGGAIVLSRLEAENDAAIAAVWIGEVYGAVAGFLIGAAALGLDGGVGMPLAFAGAGAMLLSAIGFLGLGEARMLAMPGALVGGVFLVAGLLLSATGWKAGVVLGIVLVVVVLAGSFFPWLALSTTKTDVPQLYSDEDINLDPDEIRKDQVRVDAKVAHEILVAISLSVGVLVVLTAPFVVRLGLFGTLLAVAACVVLMLRTRQYRTGSEVLVGLVSGIAGLLAIGAALLVYHESWRPTTAVVLAAAGGVLLVLTLVPDVGSIRRGRLADVAETICLLAMLPLMVLASGLFGAAVAGF from the coding sequence ATGACGCAGGCGCAGGTGGCGCCCACTGGGCTGGTCCGGGTGACGGTCGCCTCCGGCACCCGTCGGATGGATCTGGTCCTGCCGGGTTCGGTGCCGGTGGCGGAGCTCGTGCCGGAGCTCGCGCGAAGCGTCGGGCTGCTCGACCCGCAGACGGCCTACGCCGGCTACCGCGTCGTGCTCGCCGACGGACGCAAGCTCGCCGGCGACCTGGGCCTGATCCCGCAGGGCGTCGAGGACGGTGGCGTGCTCACCGTGAGCGCCGGGATCGACGACAAGCCGCCGCGGGTCTACGACGACGTGGTCGAGGCGATGACCGACGTCGTCGAGAGCGAGATGGCTCCCTGGGAGCCCGAAGCCGGACGTCGTACGTCACTGCTGGCCGCCGCACTGCTCCTGCTCCTCGGCGCCGGTGCGCTGTGGACCCAGGCGCCGTCGATGCTCGCCGGCGTCGCAGCCGCGGTGATCGGTATCGTCCTCGCCGGAGGCGCGATCGTGCTCTCCAGGCTCGAGGCGGAGAACGACGCCGCGATCGCCGCGGTCTGGATCGGTGAGGTCTACGGCGCGGTCGCCGGCTTCCTGATCGGCGCGGCCGCCCTCGGCCTGGACGGCGGCGTGGGGATGCCGCTGGCGTTCGCCGGTGCGGGCGCGATGCTCCTCTCCGCCATCGGTTTCCTCGGCCTGGGCGAGGCCCGGATGCTGGCGATGCCGGGTGCGCTCGTCGGCGGAGTGTTCCTCGTGGCCGGCCTGCTGCTGAGCGCGACCGGCTGGAAGGCCGGCGTCGTGCTCGGCATCGTGCTGGTCGTGGTCGTGCTTGCCGGCAGCTTCTTCCCGTGGCTCGCGCTGAGCACGACCAAGACCGACGTCCCGCAGCTCTACTCCGACGAGGACATCAACCTCGACCCGGACGAGATCCGGAAGGACCAGGTCCGGGTCGACGCCAAGGTCGCTCACGAGATTCTGGTCGCGATCTCGCTCTCCGTCGGCGTCCTGGTCGTGCTGACCGCGCCGTTCGTGGTGCGTCTCGGGCTGTTCGGCACGCTGCTGGCCGTCGCCGCGTGTGTCGTGCTGATGCTGCGTACCCGGCAGTACCGGACGGGGTCCGAGGTGCTCGTCGGGCTGGTCTCCGGCATCGCCGGCCTGCTCGCGATCGGTGCCGCCCTGCTGGTCTACCACGAGTCCTGGCGGCCGACGACCGCCGTCGTGCTGGCGGCCGCAGGTGGCGTCCTCCTGGTGCTGACGCTCGTCCCCGACGTCGGGTCGATCCGGCGCGGTCGGCTCGCCGACGTCGCCGAGACGATCTGCCTGCTCGCGATGCTGCCGCTGATGGTGCTCGCCTCGGGCCTCTTCGGCGCCGCGGTGGCTGGTTTCTGA
- a CDS encoding WXG100 family type VII secretion target, which yields MGEEIVVNHGAMGSIVDVLLKGVKEMDGALDELERYILNLQENFTGEAANAYNQAQAKWNGTIRELSATLDRSSKFVNESQARMHEADMRGAGGFGG from the coding sequence ATGGGCGAAGAGATTGTCGTTAACCACGGAGCCATGGGCTCGATCGTGGACGTGCTGCTCAAGGGCGTGAAGGAGATGGACGGCGCCCTCGACGAGCTCGAGAGGTACATCCTGAACCTCCAGGAGAACTTCACCGGTGAGGCGGCCAACGCCTACAACCAGGCGCAGGCCAAGTGGAACGGGACCATCCGTGAGCTGAGTGCCACGCTTGACCGCAGCAGCAAGTTCGTCAACGAGTCGCAGGCGCGGATGCACGAGGCTGACATGCGCGGTGCCGGCGGCTTCGGCGGCTGA
- a CDS encoding WXG100 family type VII secretion target — MSSEIKQGQAIESAVKFIEETKAKLENINSRTVSEAQSAGSSGWKGAGGNAFQQLMNTYNEKAREITTALDQLTAGLTKARQLGSDADQDVAGQTSAISSQVEGTKYSF, encoded by the coding sequence ATGAGCAGTGAGATCAAGCAAGGGCAGGCGATCGAGTCCGCCGTCAAGTTCATCGAGGAGACGAAGGCCAAGCTGGAGAACATCAACTCCCGCACGGTCTCCGAGGCTCAGTCTGCTGGGTCCTCCGGGTGGAAGGGTGCTGGTGGCAACGCGTTCCAGCAGCTCATGAACACCTACAACGAGAAGGCTCGCGAGATCACCACGGCGCTCGACCAGCTCACCGCGGGGCTCACCAAGGCCCGCCAGCTGGGGTCCGACGCCGACCAGGATGTCGCGGGGCAGACCAGCGCCATCAGCAGCCAGGTCGAGGGCACCAAGTACTCGTTCTGA
- the eccCa gene encoding type VII secretion protein EccCa — protein MTIAATAGGTRTEEPEVPEGELALNAPPAIEEGEGVGGVLMNAIPMLGSLGSIVLVATMQPAGGTGGGAPIQKYLAAGMFLFATLGFIFVQIDRQRKQKQKQVGGQRTDYLRYLAGVRQSARKAGEQQRKALTWHYPAPSSLPSIAEERSRLWERPNTHKRFLDVRYGVAHQPLALTLVPPQQTPIDQVDPASASALHRLLTVHRVQPDLPAATNLRGFDKMEICGNEDQARALARALICGMTAFHSPEQLIVAVLTSERNLAEWDWVKWLPHAQSGREVDAVGPRRMVVTNINDLAALLPTEVGERARWGTDDRIPSPQVVVIVDGGSVPPGNHVLPDDGIQGVTVIDLPTHWDELFDSSRVRFLIDDEEPDENNTVPGYQVRVRMDPVRLRVDQMSMADAEAYARRLTALYTVAPEGSDAAAETPQDTEIAAPKDYMALLGLGDVRSFDPEVAWRPRANRDRLRVPVGVGEAGQQIYMDIKESAQQGMGPHGLVIGATGSGKSEFLRTLVLGLVLTHPPEVLNLVLVDFKGGATFAGMAGMPHVSAVITNLEGELTLVDRMQDALSGEMTRRQELLREAGNFSSLKDYEKARTQDPSMDPLPSLFIVVDEFSEMLSAKPEFIDLFVAIGRLGRSLGIHLLLASQRLEEGRLRGLDSHLSYRVGLRTFSAQESRTVLGVPDAYELPAVPGLGYLKPDPTSMQRFRAAYVSGPPAAGSRIRRDEGGKLQGIFPFSIAEVKQLAMPVEEEERPAAPVVGADGVEKSMLDIAVERMTGHGRPAHQVWLPPLDIPDTLDSLMPDLTTSPELGLHSPAWKRLGGLVVPLGIVDKPREQLRDTLTVDLRGAAGHVAVIGAPRTGKSTTLRTIVTSMSLTMTPQEVQFFVLDFGGGTFAPLAKLPHVSGLGTRSEPDVVRRVLAEISGIIDRREAYFRAQGIDSIETYRTRRARGQADDGWGDVFLVIDGWGTLRADFDDLEYAIQEIAPRGLTFGVHIVAAAGRWAEFRSSMRDVFGTKLELRLGDPMDSELDRKLAALVPTGRPGRGIVKEKLHFLSALPRMDGDGSAATLGDGVDDLISRVSAAWQGPAGPKLRLLPEQITIERIREQAGVTEENPGKRLLLGINEKELAPVGLDPDAEPHLLVFGDGQSGKSTLLRNIAREIMRTHSPKEAQIAVVDYRRSMLGEIPDDYLVSYLTSATQATPALSDLADYLSKRIPGPDVTPEQLRNRSWWTGADLFLLVDDYDLVATQQGSPVAPLQPLMAQARDVGLHVIIARRSGGASRSLYESVIQSMRDLAMPGLLLSGNPDEGPLIGNLKPVPTRPGRGRLVTRDRGIEVVQLAWSESSV, from the coding sequence GTGACTATCGCTGCGACAGCCGGCGGTACCCGCACCGAGGAGCCGGAGGTCCCCGAGGGGGAGCTCGCACTCAACGCTCCACCGGCTATCGAAGAGGGCGAGGGTGTCGGCGGCGTTCTCATGAACGCGATCCCGATGCTCGGCAGTCTCGGTTCGATCGTGCTGGTCGCCACGATGCAGCCTGCGGGCGGCACCGGCGGCGGTGCCCCGATCCAGAAGTACCTGGCCGCGGGCATGTTCCTCTTCGCGACCCTCGGCTTCATCTTCGTGCAGATCGACCGCCAGCGGAAGCAGAAGCAGAAGCAGGTCGGCGGCCAGCGCACCGACTACCTGCGCTACCTGGCCGGCGTCCGGCAGTCGGCCCGCAAGGCCGGTGAGCAGCAGCGCAAGGCGCTGACCTGGCACTACCCGGCGCCGTCCTCGCTGCCGTCGATCGCGGAGGAGCGCAGCCGGCTGTGGGAGCGCCCGAACACCCACAAGCGCTTCCTCGATGTCCGTTACGGCGTCGCCCACCAGCCTCTGGCCCTGACCCTCGTGCCGCCGCAGCAGACCCCGATCGACCAGGTCGACCCGGCCTCGGCGAGCGCGCTGCACCGGCTGCTGACCGTCCACCGGGTCCAGCCCGACCTGCCGGCGGCGACCAACCTGCGCGGGTTCGACAAGATGGAGATCTGCGGCAACGAGGACCAGGCCCGGGCGCTCGCCCGGGCTCTGATCTGTGGGATGACGGCCTTCCACTCGCCGGAGCAGCTGATCGTCGCCGTGCTCACCTCCGAGCGCAACCTCGCCGAGTGGGACTGGGTCAAGTGGCTCCCGCACGCGCAGAGCGGCCGCGAGGTCGACGCCGTCGGGCCGCGCCGCATGGTGGTCACCAACATCAACGACCTCGCCGCGCTGCTCCCCACCGAGGTCGGTGAGCGCGCCCGCTGGGGCACCGACGACCGGATCCCCTCCCCGCAGGTCGTCGTCATCGTCGACGGCGGTTCCGTCCCGCCGGGCAACCACGTGCTCCCCGACGACGGCATCCAGGGCGTCACCGTCATCGACCTGCCGACCCACTGGGACGAGCTGTTCGACTCGAGCCGGGTGCGCTTCCTGATCGACGACGAGGAGCCCGACGAGAACAACACGGTTCCCGGCTACCAGGTCCGGGTACGCATGGACCCGGTCCGGCTGCGCGTGGACCAGATGAGCATGGCCGACGCGGAGGCCTACGCCCGCCGGCTGACCGCTCTCTACACGGTCGCGCCGGAGGGTTCGGACGCGGCCGCCGAGACCCCGCAGGACACCGAGATCGCGGCGCCGAAGGACTACATGGCGCTGCTCGGTCTGGGCGACGTACGCTCCTTCGACCCGGAGGTCGCCTGGCGTCCTCGCGCCAACCGCGACCGGCTGCGGGTGCCGGTCGGTGTCGGCGAGGCCGGCCAGCAGATCTACATGGACATCAAGGAGTCGGCCCAGCAGGGTATGGGTCCGCACGGCCTCGTCATCGGCGCGACCGGTTCCGGTAAGTCCGAGTTCCTCCGCACCCTCGTCCTCGGTCTGGTGCTCACCCACCCGCCGGAGGTCCTCAACCTGGTGCTGGTCGACTTCAAGGGTGGTGCGACCTTCGCCGGGATGGCGGGCATGCCGCACGTCTCCGCGGTGATCACCAACCTCGAGGGCGAGCTCACCCTCGTCGACCGTATGCAGGACGCGCTCTCCGGCGAGATGACCCGGCGTCAGGAGCTGCTGCGCGAGGCCGGCAACTTCTCCTCGCTGAAGGACTACGAGAAGGCTCGTACGCAGGACCCCTCGATGGATCCGCTGCCGTCGCTGTTCATCGTGGTCGACGAGTTCTCCGAGATGCTCTCGGCGAAGCCCGAGTTCATCGACCTGTTCGTCGCGATCGGTCGTCTGGGCCGATCCCTCGGCATCCACCTGCTGCTCGCCTCGCAGCGCCTCGAGGAGGGCCGCCTGCGCGGGCTCGACTCGCACCTGTCCTACCGCGTCGGCCTGCGTACGTTCTCCGCGCAGGAGTCGCGGACCGTGCTCGGTGTGCCGGACGCCTACGAGCTCCCGGCGGTCCCCGGCCTCGGTTACCTCAAGCCCGACCCGACCTCGATGCAGCGGTTCCGGGCGGCGTACGTCTCCGGGCCGCCGGCCGCGGGGTCGCGGATCCGGCGCGACGAGGGCGGCAAGCTGCAGGGCATCTTCCCGTTCTCGATCGCCGAGGTGAAGCAGCTGGCGATGCCGGTCGAGGAGGAAGAGCGTCCGGCGGCCCCCGTCGTGGGCGCGGACGGCGTCGAGAAGTCGATGCTCGACATCGCCGTCGAGCGGATGACCGGCCACGGCAGGCCCGCCCACCAGGTCTGGCTGCCGCCGCTCGACATCCCCGACACGCTCGACTCGCTGATGCCCGACCTGACCACCTCGCCCGAGCTCGGGCTGCACTCGCCGGCGTGGAAGCGTCTCGGCGGTCTGGTGGTGCCGCTCGGCATCGTCGACAAGCCGCGTGAGCAGCTGCGTGACACGCTCACCGTCGACCTGCGCGGGGCCGCCGGTCACGTCGCGGTCATCGGCGCGCCCCGCACCGGTAAGTCGACCACGCTGCGCACCATCGTCACCTCGATGTCGCTGACGATGACGCCGCAGGAGGTCCAGTTCTTCGTGCTCGACTTCGGTGGCGGCACGTTCGCACCGCTGGCAAAGCTCCCGCACGTCTCCGGCCTCGGCACCCGTTCCGAACCGGACGTCGTACGTCGCGTCCTGGCCGAGATCTCAGGCATCATCGACCGCCGCGAGGCCTACTTCCGGGCGCAGGGCATCGACTCGATCGAGACCTACCGCACCCGCCGCGCCCGCGGCCAGGCCGACGACGGCTGGGGCGACGTCTTCCTCGTCATCGACGGCTGGGGCACGCTGCGCGCCGACTTCGACGACCTCGAGTACGCCATCCAGGAGATCGCTCCGCGTGGCCTGACCTTCGGTGTCCACATCGTCGCCGCGGCCGGCCGCTGGGCCGAGTTCCGCTCCTCGATGCGCGACGTCTTCGGCACCAAGCTCGAGCTGCGTCTCGGTGACCCGATGGACTCCGAGCTCGACCGCAAGCTGGCCGCGCTGGTGCCGACCGGGCGCCCGGGTCGAGGCATCGTGAAGGAGAAGCTCCACTTCCTCAGCGCTCTGCCCCGCATGGACGGCGACGGTTCCGCGGCGACGCTCGGCGACGGCGTCGACGACCTGATCTCCCGGGTCTCCGCCGCCTGGCAGGGTCCTGCCGGCCCGAAGCTGCGGCTGCTGCCGGAGCAGATCACGATCGAGCGGATCCGGGAGCAGGCCGGGGTCACCGAGGAGAATCCCGGCAAGCGACTGCTTCTGGGCATCAACGAGAAGGAGCTGGCTCCGGTCGGCCTCGACCCCGACGCGGAACCGCACCTGCTCGTCTTCGGCGACGGGCAGTCCGGCAAGTCCACCCTGCTGCGTAACATCGCCCGCGAGATCATGCGGACGCACTCGCCGAAAGAGGCCCAGATCGCGGTGGTCGACTACCGGCGCTCGATGCTCGGCGAGATCCCGGACGACTACCTGGTCAGCTACCTCACCTCGGCCACGCAGGCGACACCCGCTCTGAGCGATCTGGCGGACTACCTGTCGAAGCGGATCCCGGGGCCGGACGTCACGCCCGAGCAGCTCCGCAACCGGTCCTGGTGGACGGGTGCGGACCTGTTCCTGCTGGTCGACGACTACGACCTGGTCGCCACGCAGCAGGGGTCGCCGGTCGCACCCCTGCAGCCGCTGATGGCTCAGGCACGCGACGTCGGCCTGCACGTGATCATCGCCCGCCGCTCGGGTGGAGCCTCCCGATCGCTCTACGAGTCGGTCATCCAGTCGATGCGCGACCTGGCCATGCCCGGCCTGCTGCTCTCCGGCAACCCCGACGAGGGCCCGCTCATCGGCAACCTGAAGCCGGTCCCGACGCGCCCGGGTCGTGGCCGCCTGGTCACCCGCGACCGCGGTATCGAGGTCGTCCAGCTGGCGTGGAGCGAGTCCTCGGTGTAG
- a CDS encoding protein kinase domain-containing protein → MIGPYRLEQQVAANDSAVVYRATDTRLNRAVAIKVLLGRSARDPEFVSRFDKQATLMAKLDSPHIMGVYTNGRTNDGAPYLVSQFADGGDLGSLLKARGRLPGPMAADICAQIADGLAAIHSPEVGVVHGDVKPSNILLRDGNTPPYAYLSDFAAARADDSATARPGIHSGAWDYLAPERAMGAPASPATDLYSLGCLFYELVTGSVPFTGANDVETAMAHSSQPIPTLPGRDDFTLQANDLLSGQGGLLTKDPAGRSSDAVRVRDRFAAMAGRQMGFASGATVTLKRAKTKWWVAAGAAAAVFVAGGAALGITLTTTENTPAKPKPAVSGDITGDRLGDVVLGAPFLGLSYASDSEAATLFASTGKAFKTGTEKNLRFGNLLGDLDADGRVDVVQLSGVGSTFSVESNAKDQPDGSIQVPVSGKRLAMFCADFNGDGRDDIGMISVGNGTKLPADDAELGKLKDLQAHVTVMLSKADNTWAKSADWYTGPWNGTTFDINFEVGDLDGDKRADIVMGARERSPAAAVLLMSQGSKLTKTELELPGPDGDRSAGTAIFADLTGDGKDEMITQEIVEQKWAFRVYSFDPEGKKFVHEPSWDIDDPVRNDDAVSGSQIPAVSDVNGDGRDDLVNPLRAGDGDYEYLNKASVLISGKDQFTVETWDMPGADQFQPHPPLRKASNNNGTGTL, encoded by the coding sequence ATGATCGGGCCCTACCGGCTCGAGCAGCAGGTGGCGGCCAACGACAGCGCGGTGGTCTACCGGGCCACCGACACCCGCCTCAACCGAGCGGTCGCCATCAAGGTGCTCCTCGGGCGGAGCGCCCGCGACCCGGAGTTCGTGTCGAGATTCGACAAGCAGGCCACCCTGATGGCCAAGCTCGACTCGCCCCACATCATGGGCGTCTACACCAACGGCCGGACCAACGACGGCGCCCCCTATCTGGTCTCCCAGTTCGCCGACGGCGGCGACCTCGGCTCGTTGCTGAAGGCTCGGGGCCGGCTCCCTGGGCCGATGGCCGCCGACATCTGCGCGCAGATCGCTGACGGTCTGGCGGCGATCCATTCACCCGAGGTCGGGGTGGTGCACGGCGACGTGAAGCCGTCGAACATCCTGCTGCGTGACGGCAACACCCCGCCGTACGCCTATCTCTCGGACTTCGCGGCGGCGCGCGCCGACGACTCCGCGACGGCCCGGCCCGGCATCCACTCGGGCGCCTGGGACTATCTGGCGCCCGAGCGCGCGATGGGAGCGCCGGCCAGCCCGGCGACCGACCTCTACTCGCTGGGCTGCCTCTTCTACGAGCTGGTCACCGGGTCGGTGCCCTTCACCGGGGCGAACGACGTCGAGACCGCGATGGCCCACAGCTCCCAGCCGATCCCCACGCTGCCCGGCCGCGACGACTTCACCCTGCAGGCCAACGACCTGCTCTCGGGTCAGGGCGGCCTGCTCACCAAGGACCCGGCCGGGCGGTCCAGCGATGCCGTCCGGGTCCGGGACCGGTTCGCGGCGATGGCGGGGCGTCAGATGGGGTTCGCCTCCGGTGCGACCGTCACGCTCAAGCGCGCCAAGACCAAGTGGTGGGTCGCCGCGGGCGCGGCAGCGGCGGTCTTCGTCGCAGGTGGTGCCGCGCTCGGGATCACGCTCACCACCACGGAGAACACCCCGGCCAAGCCCAAGCCGGCCGTGAGCGGGGACATCACCGGAGACCGGTTGGGTGACGTGGTTCTCGGTGCGCCTTTCCTCGGCTTGAGCTATGCCTCGGACAGCGAGGCTGCCACTCTGTTCGCCTCGACGGGCAAGGCGTTCAAGACAGGCACCGAGAAGAACCTCCGGTTCGGCAACCTGCTCGGTGATCTGGATGCCGACGGTCGGGTCGACGTTGTTCAGCTGTCCGGCGTCGGGTCGACCTTCAGCGTCGAGTCGAACGCCAAGGATCAACCGGACGGCTCCATCCAGGTCCCTGTCTCGGGCAAGCGCCTGGCCATGTTCTGCGCCGACTTCAACGGTGACGGACGCGACGACATCGGCATGATCTCCGTCGGCAACGGAACCAAGCTGCCTGCGGACGACGCAGAGCTCGGGAAGCTCAAGGACCTCCAGGCCCACGTCACGGTCATGCTGAGCAAGGCCGACAACACCTGGGCCAAGAGCGCCGACTGGTATACCGGGCCCTGGAATGGCACCACGTTCGACATCAACTTCGAGGTCGGTGACCTCGACGGCGACAAGCGGGCCGACATCGTCATGGGCGCCAGGGAGAGGTCGCCGGCCGCAGCTGTGCTGCTGATGAGCCAGGGATCGAAGCTCACCAAGACGGAGCTCGAGCTGCCCGGACCCGACGGTGACCGGTCCGCAGGGACCGCCATCTTCGCCGACCTCACCGGTGACGGGAAGGACGAGATGATCACCCAGGAGATCGTGGAGCAGAAGTGGGCCTTCCGGGTCTACTCCTTCGACCCCGAGGGAAAGAAGTTCGTCCACGAGCCGTCGTGGGACATCGACGACCCGGTCAGGAACGACGACGCGGTCAGCGGTTCTCAGATTCCCGCAGTGTCCGACGTCAACGGCGACGGCCGCGACGACCTGGTCAACCCGCTGCGTGCGGGGGACGGGGACTACGAATACCTCAACAAGGCCTCGGTCCTGATCTCTGGCAAGGACCAGTTCACCGTGGAGACCTGGGACATGCCGGGGGCCGACCAGTTCCAGCCCCACCCCCCGTTGCGCAAGGCGTCCAACAACAACGGGACCGGGACCCTCTAG
- a CDS encoding protein kinase domain-containing protein: MTTLHPGAVFGHYRLDRILGEGGMGVVYDAFDTRLERQVALKMVHAHLADRQFIDMFIREGQTLAQIRSPHIIAIYDIGEQQGSPFIVTQFIKGGDLSGLVRSKGPLAPHLACLVNAQVAGALHDAHQVGIIHQDVKPSNVLVRNPASPLDPFAFLCDFGIATSSSDSPAGGITGTWNYLAPEYIRDERDAQGRPIMPEPSRDIYAAGCMLWFSLTGRIPYAGEAVQVAMAHQNAPIPQFVGTDEWTREANRILQLSMAKDRRNRYQSAAVFKDDLLKLREITAPAQIVPAPSMTDPNPLPILVAAVRAPSESEAILIEEAARPSKITPLRVGAAMVGVAALGVGGALAITQPWVEHGPEPIVPTVKGAAYADVNGDKFGDVVTNTQNPDGKGVDVVTWKSDGRTLTPSKAVTYDDPALPADNDGSEVFPLCADFTGDGKNSLITFVRSEKGFNFHGDLEGSLKAPAGVVEQGKKMAGSTFYYDLGTDDFDGDGVADLFMATTFGNPDPDLDRQGRTVGDGAIWVYRGTGSGFAEPTQFAAYPADTREQIVVGEFTGDEKADLVVLNRAAGEPEDKTLTTGTSELDLYQGDGATIAEAKSFSFKHKGISSIVAGDVDGDGRDEIVVGESGRGEGQTITIGTFSDDLAEFSIATRGKLPKPRNTLKTTSRYPVTLADVNGDGLTDVIAASQDTSDSPYTFYVALAAKEGSFQGHELATWKSSPEDVRRYNIMGGTIG, translated from the coding sequence ATGACGACGCTTCATCCCGGGGCAGTGTTCGGACACTACCGCCTGGACCGCATTCTCGGCGAAGGTGGAATGGGCGTCGTTTACGACGCATTCGACACCAGGCTCGAACGCCAGGTCGCGCTGAAGATGGTGCACGCCCATCTCGCCGACCGGCAGTTCATCGACATGTTCATCCGAGAAGGCCAGACCCTCGCGCAGATCAGGTCGCCCCACATCATCGCGATCTACGACATCGGCGAGCAGCAGGGCAGCCCGTTCATCGTCACCCAGTTCATCAAGGGTGGCGACCTGTCCGGCCTCGTACGCTCGAAGGGGCCGTTGGCTCCTCACCTGGCCTGCCTGGTCAACGCGCAGGTCGCGGGGGCGCTCCACGACGCCCACCAGGTGGGGATCATCCACCAGGACGTCAAGCCGTCGAACGTGCTCGTACGCAACCCGGCGAGCCCTCTCGACCCGTTCGCGTTCCTGTGCGACTTCGGGATCGCGACGTCGTCCTCGGACTCGCCGGCCGGCGGGATCACAGGCACGTGGAACTACCTGGCACCGGAGTACATCCGCGACGAGCGCGACGCCCAGGGCCGCCCGATCATGCCGGAGCCGTCGCGAGACATCTACGCCGCCGGCTGCATGCTGTGGTTCTCGCTGACCGGCAGGATCCCGTACGCCGGTGAGGCCGTGCAGGTGGCGATGGCGCACCAGAACGCGCCGATCCCGCAGTTCGTCGGCACCGACGAGTGGACCCGGGAAGCCAACCGAATCCTGCAGCTCTCGATGGCGAAGGACCGGCGCAACCGCTACCAGAGCGCCGCGGTGTTCAAGGACGACCTGCTGAAGCTGCGCGAGATCACCGCCCCGGCACAGATCGTGCCGGCGCCCTCAATGACCGACCCGAACCCACTGCCGATCCTGGTCGCGGCGGTGCGGGCGCCGTCCGAGAGCGAGGCCATCCTGATCGAGGAGGCCGCGCGGCCGTCGAAGATCACCCCGCTCCGGGTCGGTGCGGCGATGGTCGGCGTGGCCGCCCTCGGGGTCGGTGGAGCTCTGGCGATCACCCAGCCCTGGGTCGAGCACGGCCCCGAGCCCATCGTGCCGACCGTCAAGGGCGCTGCGTACGCGGACGTGAACGGCGACAAGTTCGGGGACGTGGTCACCAACACCCAGAACCCCGACGGCAAGGGCGTCGACGTGGTCACCTGGAAGTCGGACGGGCGCACGCTGACCCCGTCGAAAGCCGTCACGTACGACGACCCCGCCCTCCCCGCGGACAACGACGGGAGCGAGGTCTTCCCGCTCTGCGCCGACTTCACCGGCGATGGGAAGAACTCGCTGATCACGTTCGTGCGGAGCGAGAAGGGCTTCAACTTCCACGGCGACCTGGAGGGATCACTCAAAGCGCCGGCGGGGGTCGTCGAGCAGGGCAAGAAGATGGCCGGGTCGACGTTCTACTACGACCTGGGCACCGACGATTTCGACGGCGACGGTGTCGCCGACCTGTTCATGGCCACGACCTTCGGCAACCCGGACCCGGACCTCGACAGACAGGGCAGAACCGTCGGGGACGGCGCCATCTGGGTCTATCGCGGCACCGGGTCGGGGTTTGCGGAGCCGACGCAGTTCGCGGCCTATCCGGCCGACACCAGGGAGCAGATCGTGGTGGGTGAGTTCACCGGTGACGAGAAAGCCGATCTGGTGGTGCTGAACCGAGCCGCAGGTGAGCCCGAGGACAAGACGCTCACGACCGGAACCTCGGAGCTGGACCTCTACCAGGGAGACGGGGCCACCATCGCCGAGGCCAAGTCGTTCTCCTTCAAGCACAAGGGGATCAGCTCGATCGTCGCCGGCGACGTCGATGGCGACGGGCGGGACGAGATCGTCGTCGGAGAGTCCGGACGGGGCGAGGGGCAGACGATCACGATCGGGACCTTCAGCGACGACCTGGCCGAGTTCTCGATCGCCACTCGCGGAAAGCTTCCCAAACCCCGCAACACCCTCAAGACCACCAGCAGGTATCCCGTCACTCTCGCCGACGTGAACGGGGACGGGCTGACCGACGTGATCGCGGCCTCCCAGGACACCAGCGACAGCCCGTACACGTTCTATGTGGCTCTGGCAGCGAAGGAAGGCTCGTTCCAGGGCCATGAGCTGGCGACATGGAAATCGTCACCCGAAGACGTGCGTCGATACAACATCATGGGAGGAACCATCGGATGA